The Corynebacterium occultum sequence TGGGGAGAGTGCCGGTCCCTGGGGAGATGAAGACACCACCCCGACTCTAGTCAGGGTGGTGTCTGGGAGGTTTAGAGTTGGGCGAGTTCGCTCTTCAGTGCCTCAAAACCTGCATTGAAGCCCTCCGGCTTGCTGCCGGAACCCTGCGCCATGTCCGGCTTTCCGCCACCCCGGCCATCGACATAACCGCCGAGCAGCTTGACCAGGTCACCGGACTTCACGCCCCGGGCGATGGCGGACTTGGTGGCACCGATGATGAAGGGGGCCTTCCCCTGTCCATCCTCGGCAGCCAGAACCACGATGCCCTCCCGCTCACCGAGACGACCACGCAGGTCGGTGGCCACGGTTCGCAGATCACCGGCGGAGGTGCCCTTGGGCAGCTGGATGGTCAGGACGGTGAAACCATTGATCTCGACCCCCTGGTCCAGCAGCTTGGAGGTGTTGGCCGCCAGTTGTGCCTTGTGGAGGTTCTCGATCTCCCTCTCGGCGGCCTTGAGCTTATCGGTGAGCTGGCGGACACGCTCCGGCAGATCAACGGTCGGGGTCTTCAGGGAGGACGCCAGACCAGAAGCCAGGGCAGCCTCCCGAGACAGGAACTGGAAGGAATCCATGCCGGAGTAAGCCTCGATACGGCGCACGCCGGAACCCACGGAGGCCTCGCTCAGCAGGGTGACCGGCCCGATCTGGGAGGAGTGGGTGACATGGGTGCCACCGCAGAGTTCCATGGAGAAGGGGCCACCGATCTCGACGACGCGGACACTGTCGCCGTAGTTCTCACCGAAGAGCGCCATCGCGCCCATCTTCCGGGCCTCCTCAAGGGAGGTCTCGATGGTGTTGACAGCCCAGTCCGTGTCCACCGCCTGGTTGGTGATCAACTCGATCTGCTCCATCTGTGCCGGGGACAGTCCCTCGGTGAAGTTGAAGTCGAAACGCAGGTAACCGGGACGGTTCAGGGAACCGGCCTGGACCGCGGTGGGGCCGAGCACCTGGCGCAAGGCAGCGTGGATCAGGTGTGTGGCGGTGTGTGCCTGGCGGGCACCGTGACGCCACTTCCCGTCAACGTTGACGGTGACCTCTGAACCCAGGTCCAGTCCCCCGGAGGCGACGGTGGCCTTGTGGATCCACAGCTTCTTGCCGATCTTCTGCACATCATTGATGTTGAGCAGGGTGTCACCGGAGACCAACTGGCCGCGGTCACCCAGCTGACCACCGGATTCGGCGTACATCGGGGTGTGGTCGAGGATGACCTCGACTTCCTCACCGGCATGGGCCTCATTGATGGATTCACCATTGCGAACCAGGCCCAGCACCTTGGACTGGGAGCTCAGTGCTTCATAACCGAGGAACTCGGTGGGGTGCTCATCAACCCACTGGCGGTAGACACTGAGGTCGGCGTGGCCGTGCTTCTTGGCCTGGTTGTCCGCCTTGGCGCGGGCCTTCTGCTCCGCCATCAGGGACTCGAAGCCCTCGATGTCGACCTCGAGGCCGGATTCGGCGGCCATTTCCAGGGTCAGGTCGATCGGGAAGCCATAGGTGTCATGCAGCGCGAAAGCCTGATCACCGGCGACGGTGGTCGAACCGGACTGCTTGACACTGCTGGCAGCCTGCTCGAAGAGCTGGGTGCCGGACTCCAGGGTGCGCAGGAAGGCCTTCTCCTCATTGGTGGCGACGTTGAGGATGCGCTCCCGGTTCTCGGCGATCTCCGGGTAGGAGGGGGTCATGGTGTCCATGATGGTGTTCATGAACTGCTGCATCGTCTCAGCGGTGGCCCCCAGCAGACGGGCGGAGCGGATGATGCGGCGCAGCAGACGACGCAGGATGTAACCACGACCCTCATTACCGGGGGTGACACCATCAAGGATGAGCATCATGCCGGTGCGGGAGTGGTCGGCGATCACACGGAAGCGGATGTCGGCGGTGTTGTCCTTGCCGTAGGTGGCGCCGGTCAACTTCTCGGCGGTGTCGATCACGGGACGCAGCAGATCGGTCTCGTAGACATTCTCCACGCCCTGGAGGAGGCAGGCGACACGCTCCACACCCATGCCGGTGTCGATGTTCTTCTTGGGCAGGTCACCGAGGATCTCGAACTCACCCTTAGCGGTGCCCTCACCGCGCTCCTTCTCCATGAAGACCAGGTTCCAGATCTCCATGTATCGGTTGTCATCGACCGCCGGGCCGCCCTCCTTGCCGTAGGCCGGGCCACGGTCGAAGTAGATCTCGGAGCAGGGACCGCAGGGGCCGGGCACACCCATGTGCCAGTAGTTGTCCTCCATGCCCAGACGCTGGATACGTTCCGCCGGAACACCGATCTTCTTCTCCCAGATCTCGGCGGCCTCATCATCATCGAGGTAGACGGTGACCCACAGTCGCTCCGGGTCCAGGCCCAGGCCGCCCTCGGCCAGGGAACCGGTCAGCAGCGTCCAGGCATGGGTGATCGCCCCCTCCTTGAAGTACTGGCCGAAGGAGAAGTTGCCGGCCATCTGGAAGAAGGTGTTGTGACGGGTGGTGATGCCGACCTCGTCGATGTCGAGGGTGCGCACACACTTCTGGATGGAGGTGGCGGTGCCGTTGGCGAAAGGCGGGGTCTCCTGGCCCAGGAAGTAGGGCTTGAAGGGAACCATTCCTGCGTTGACGAAGAGCAGGTTGGGGTCATCGAGAATCAGCGACGCACTCGGGACCGCCTCGTGTCCGGACCTGACGAAGTGATTGGTGAAACGCTCCCTGATCTCATGGGTCTGCACGCCGTGCTCCTTGTTCCATATTGTTATGGCTAGCTATTTTGTTCCGGGAAGGCTACTCCCGAACCGAAAGTGAACGGTGCCCTACATTACCTGCCTGGCAGCTGAACTGAAGTGTCAGCCCTCCCACTTTTCAGGAACAGCCTCCGGGACCGCTAAATTCCACCCCACCTCCCCCACGTGAGGAGGATCATCTGCCCCTCCGGCTCAGTGGCCGCGGACGATGCGTCGAAGTCTGCCCAGGTAGCTGGAGATCTTCTTCTCCACCCCATGCTCGGTCGGCTGATAATACACCCGGTCCGACATGCCCTCCGGCATATATTGCTGGGTGAGCACACCCCGGGGATCATCATGGGGATACTGATAGCCCACGGCACTGCCCATCTTCTTCGCCCCCTCATAGTGACCATCCCGCAGGTGGGCGGGGACTGGTGCCAGATGCCCCTTCTGTACATCCGCCACGGCAGCCCCGATGGCGTTGATCACCGCGGGGGACTTCGGTGCGGTCGCCAGGTGGATCGTTGCCTGGGCCAGTGCCAGGCGGCCCTCCGGCATCCCGATGAGCTGCACCGCCTGGGATGCGGCCACCGCGGTCTGCAGGGCGGTGGGATCTGCCATGCCGATATCTTCACTGGCGTGCACCACCAGGCGGCGGGCGATGAACCGGGGGTCCTCCCCCGCCTCCACCATCCGGGCCAGGTAGTGCAGTGCAGCATCCACATCCGAGCCCCGGATCGACTTGATGAAGGCACTGACGATGTCATAGTGCTGATCACCATCGCGGTCATAACGGATCACTGCACGGTTGACATTGTCCCGGACCGTATCGACGTCCAGTTCCCCACCATCGCTGACCGCCTCCGCCGCCGCCTCCAGGTAGGTCAGCGCGCGACGGGCATCACCACCAGCCAGCAGCACCAGCTGTTCCAGAGCTTCCGCGGAGGCTGTGATCCGCGCTGCCAGGCCACGCTCATCACTCAAGGCACGTTCCAGCAGCTGGTGGATGTCCTCCGGCTCCAGGGACTCCAGCTGCAGCAGCAGGGAGCGGGAGAGCAACGGGGCCACCACTGAAAAGGAGGGGTTCTCCGTGGTTGCGGCCACCAGCAACACGGTGCGGTTCTCCACCGCGGCCAGGAGAGCATCCTGCTGGGTCTTGGAGAAACGGTGCACCTCATCAATGAAGAGGACGGTGCGTTGACCGTGAATCAGATCGCGGCGGGCCCGGTCGATGACCTCGCGAACCTGTTTCACCCCGGAGTTCAGGGCGGAGAGACCGACGAATTTCTGGCCTGTGGCGGTACTGATCAGGGAGGCGATGGTGGTTTTTCCGGTACCGGGTGGTCCGTAGAGGATGACCGAGGCCTCGCCGGAACCCTCGATCAGGCGGCGCAGGGGACGGCCCTGCCCCAGCAGGTGCTGCTGGCCGGCTACCTCATCCAGGGTGCGGGGCCGCATCCGGGCAGCCAGGGGCGCTCCGGGACCGACCTTGAAGAACTCTTCGGCGTTCCCGCTGTCAGCGGGATCACCACCGGAGAGGGGGTCAGCTGGTCCGAACAGAGAATCCTGGCTCATAGCTGGGAAAGTCTACGCTTCCCGGACCGCGACCCGCTCGGCGATCTCGCTGGCGAACTTCGCGACGATCTCCAGCTGTGTGTCTTTGCTGCGCTCCGCGAAACGGGACAGCGCCTCCGCGGTTTCATAGAGGTCCTGACGGACCAGGAGTTCATCCTGCGTGAAGGGTCCTTCGCTGGCGCGGCGGAGGATGTCACCCAGCCCCTCCCCTTCCTTGAGTTCCGGGGCGGACTCAGGCACCCGGATCCCCTCGGTGAGTTCCGGCGCCAGGCCACTGTCCCGGAGGGCGAAGACGGTGTTGGTCAGAGAACCGAAACGCATCAGGGAGATCGATTCCAACAGCCAGCCGATCAGGGCGGCGGTGACCCGCAGGTTCAGCTCCTCCTCGATCTTGGTGTTGGGCCAGCGGGTGGAGACCTCACGTACCCAGGCGTCGATGAAGACATCAGCCTCATCATCGGTGATGGGCCGGGAGAAGAGGAACTGCGGGAAACCTGCGACCACACTGGCGATGTCGAAGGAGACGTCCCGGAATCCGGCCCACTCATAGTCAAGGAAGTGGGTGCGCTCGGCGACAATGATGTTGTCGGGCGAGAGGTCGAAGGGGGTGAAGGCGCGGTGGTGACCGGTCAGCAGCCGACGCTCCGCCTCCTTGGCCAGGTTCAGCACGACCTGGGGGATCTCGAAATCGGCGTCGCGCAGCAGTTCCAGGCCGACCTGGATGGAGAAGACCAGGGCCCGGTCGCGGAGCCGGTTGACATCGGAGGTCTCCGGGTGGGTGCGCAGCATCCGGGCCATGAGGATGTCGAAGTCCTCCTCCCGGTCGGCGGTACCGGCGTGCATCCGACCGAGTGCCTGGCCGAGGTTGCGCAGGATCTGGATGCGGGTCTCCCCCGAGGTGGTGGTCAGCAGATCAGCGAAGGTGTCACCGTCACCGGAGTCGGTGATGACCAGGATGCGGCGGGTGATGTCATGGGCCAGCAGCATCGGCCCCGGGCGGACCTCCTCCGGAAGGGAGGTGGTGAACTGGTAGGAGACCACCTCGCGGACCAGGGCGGCATCATCAAGCCTTTCCCCGGTCTCGGGGATGCATTTGAGGATGATGCTGCGCTGCTGCAGGAAGGGTGAGGGCGCCACGCGGGCCCGGAGGACAGTGGCGGTTCCGGAGCCGCTCAGCTGCTCGGTTTCGGTGATCTCCTGTTGGCCGCCGAAACGCTCAGAGAGCAGACTTTCAGCGATCTGGATGATCTCTTCCGTGGACAGCACGAGGGTTTCTCCTTCAAGCGGGGGGTGTGACCCGGTAGGCGATCTGGGGCCACTGATGTGGGAAGTGTGAACTAGCCCACCTGTTGACGATTATGCATGGCGGGCACGGTGATACCCCCGAATTCGAGAAAAAACTGAATTCGGGGGCATGACTGCTCCCGCTTCGGGATTGAGGTGTTAGTTGGCCTCGGCCGCGGTGGCCACAGCCTTCTTCCCGGCCTTCTCGCCGCCTTCAGCCGACTTCGGCTTGGCGTCGATACCGGACTCCTTGCGCTGCTGCGCGGTGATCGGGGCCGGGGCATCGGTAAGCGGATCAACTCCGCCACCGGACTTCGGGAAGGCGATGACATCGCGGATGGAGTCGAAACCGCCCAGCAGGGAGACGATACGGTCCCAGCCGAAGGCGATGCCGCCGTGCGGCGGGGCGCCGAAAGCGAAGGCGTCAAGCAGGAAGCCGAACTTCTCCTTGGCCTCCTCCTCGGAGATGCCCATCACCTTGAAGACGCGTTCCTGAACATCACTCTGGTGGATGCGGATGGAGCCGCCACCGATCTCGTTGCCGTTGCAGACGATGTCATAGGCGTAGGCCAGTGCCTCACCCGGCTCGGTGTCGAAGTTCTCGAGGTACTCCGGCTTCGGGGAGGTGAAGGCATGGTGGACGGCGGTCCAGGTGGAGTTGCCCAGGGCCACGTCACCGGAAGCGGTGGCATCGGCAGCGGATTCGAACATCGGGGCGTCGACGACCCAGGTGAAGGCCCAGTCGCCTTCCTTGATCAGACCCAGCTTCTCCGCGATCTCACCGCGGGCCGCGCCCAGCAGGGCACGGGAGGGCTTGGTCTCACCGGCGGCGAAGAAGATGCAGTCCCCCGGCTCCGCACCGACGTGGGCGGCGATACCGGCACGCTCTGCGTCGGTGATGTTCTTGGCCACCGGGCCGCCCAGCTCACCGCCTTCGCCGACGAGGATGTAGGCCAGGCCCTTGGCGCCACGCTGCTTGGCCCATTCCTGCCAGGCATCGAGCTGACGACGCGGCTGGGAAGCCCCGCCCTTCATGACGACCGCACCGACGTACTCATTCTTGAACACACGGAAGCTGGTGTCCTGGAAGAACTCGGTGCACTCCGTGATCTCGATGTCGAAGCGCAGGTCCGGCTTATCGGAACCGAAACGACGCATCGCCTCGGCGTAGGTGATCCGCGGGATCGGGGTGGTGATTTCGTAGCCGATCAGCTTCCAGACCTCACCCAGGATCTCCTCGGCCAGGGCGATGACATCATCCTGGTCGACGAAGCTCATCTCGACGTCGAGCTGGGTGAACTCCGGCTGACGGTCGGCACGGAAGTCCTCGTCCCGGTAGCAGCGGGCGATCTGGTAGTAACGCTCCATGCCGGCGACCTGCAGCAGCTGCTTGAACAGCTGCGGGGACTGCGGCAGGGCGTAGAAGGAGCCCGGCTTCAGACGTGCCGGCACCAGGAAGTCACGCGCCCCCTCAGGGGTGGAGCGGGTCAGGGTCGGGGTCTCGATCTCGGTGAAGTCATGGCCGTCCAGAACGGTGCGGGCCGCCTTGTTGGCGGCGGAGCGCAGTCGCAGGGCGTTGGCCTGGACCGGGCGGCGCAGATCCAGGTAACGGTACTTCAGACGGGTCTCCTCGCCGACCTCACCACCGGCTGAAGAATCCCCGATCTGGAAGGGCAGCGCGGCGGACTCGTTGAGGACGTTGAGCTCGGTGACGTTGAGCTCGATGTCACCGGAGGGCAGGTTGGGGTTCTGGGAACCCTCGGGGCGGAGCTCAACGACGCCGGTGACCTGGAGGCAGTACTCGCTGCGCAGATCATGGGCCCGCTCAGCGACCTCACTGTCACGGAACACGACCTGGGCGAGGCCGGTGCGGTCACGCAGGTCGATGAAGATCACACCGCCGTGATCGCGACGACGGGAAACCCAGCCGGTCAGGGTCACGGTCTGTCCAGCGTTTTCTTTGCGGAGGTCGCCCGCGAGATGTGTACGCAGCAAGGCGTCTACGTCCTTCCAGTATTCAAGCAGCTTCTGTCAGGCGCCCACTTTACCTGCTGCCACGGACCCGCCCGGGGATCGGCCCACACCAGCTGCCTCGGCCGGCCCTTTCCGGGATTCTTCCCACCCCACCCAGAACCCCTCCTTTGGTCACATAATGGTGTCCGCTGTCACTTGAGGGCACAGTTCATGGCATGATTTTCTCATGACCTTTCGTGGCGATGTGAGTAAATCCAGTGGCCGTGCCCGGACGGGTGGCGGCCGCGGCGGACTGATCGCCGGTGGCGGCGGTCTTGGCGCCCTGGTGCTGGTCGGACTTTTCCTGCTCTTGGGCGGTGACCCTTCCCAGGTCGATGACATCGTGGGCGGGCAGGGCCAACGCCAGTTGGAGCCTGGCTCCGAAAGCGGTGGACTGGAGCATTGTGGCACCGCTGAGGCCGCCAACACCTACGCAGACTGCCGGGTGGCTGCCACA is a genomic window containing:
- a CDS encoding replication-associated recombination protein A translates to MSQDSLFGPADPLSGGDPADSGNAEEFFKVGPGAPLAARMRPRTLDEVAGQQHLLGQGRPLRRLIEGSGEASVILYGPPGTGKTTIASLISTATGQKFVGLSALNSGVKQVREVIDRARRDLIHGQRTVLFIDEVHRFSKTQQDALLAAVENRTVLLVAATTENPSFSVVAPLLSRSLLLQLESLEPEDIHQLLERALSDERGLAARITASAEALEQLVLLAGGDARRALTYLEAAAEAVSDGGELDVDTVRDNVNRAVIRYDRDGDQHYDIVSAFIKSIRGSDVDAALHYLARMVEAGEDPRFIARRLVVHASEDIGMADPTALQTAVAASQAVQLIGMPEGRLALAQATIHLATAPKSPAVINAIGAAVADVQKGHLAPVPAHLRDGHYEGAKKMGSAVGYQYPHDDPRGVLTQQYMPEGMSDRVYYQPTEHGVEKKISSYLGRLRRIVRGH
- the aspS gene encoding aspartate--tRNA ligase gives rise to the protein MLRTHLAGDLRKENAGQTVTLTGWVSRRRDHGGVIFIDLRDRTGLAQVVFRDSEVAERAHDLRSEYCLQVTGVVELRPEGSQNPNLPSGDIELNVTELNVLNESAALPFQIGDSSAGGEVGEETRLKYRYLDLRRPVQANALRLRSAANKAARTVLDGHDFTEIETPTLTRSTPEGARDFLVPARLKPGSFYALPQSPQLFKQLLQVAGMERYYQIARCYRDEDFRADRQPEFTQLDVEMSFVDQDDVIALAEEILGEVWKLIGYEITTPIPRITYAEAMRRFGSDKPDLRFDIEITECTEFFQDTSFRVFKNEYVGAVVMKGGASQPRRQLDAWQEWAKQRGAKGLAYILVGEGGELGGPVAKNITDAERAGIAAHVGAEPGDCIFFAAGETKPSRALLGAARGEIAEKLGLIKEGDWAFTWVVDAPMFESAADATASGDVALGNSTWTAVHHAFTSPKPEYLENFDTEPGEALAYAYDIVCNGNEIGGGSIRIHQSDVQERVFKVMGISEEEAKEKFGFLLDAFAFGAPPHGGIAFGWDRIVSLLGGFDSIRDVIAFPKSGGGVDPLTDAPAPITAQQRKESGIDAKPKSAEGGEKAGKKAVATAAEAN
- the alaS gene encoding alanine--tRNA ligase translates to MQTHEIRERFTNHFVRSGHEAVPSASLILDDPNLLFVNAGMVPFKPYFLGQETPPFANGTATSIQKCVRTLDIDEVGITTRHNTFFQMAGNFSFGQYFKEGAITHAWTLLTGSLAEGGLGLDPERLWVTVYLDDDEAAEIWEKKIGVPAERIQRLGMEDNYWHMGVPGPCGPCSEIYFDRGPAYGKEGGPAVDDNRYMEIWNLVFMEKERGEGTAKGEFEILGDLPKKNIDTGMGVERVACLLQGVENVYETDLLRPVIDTAEKLTGATYGKDNTADIRFRVIADHSRTGMMLILDGVTPGNEGRGYILRRLLRRIIRSARLLGATAETMQQFMNTIMDTMTPSYPEIAENRERILNVATNEEKAFLRTLESGTQLFEQAASSVKQSGSTTVAGDQAFALHDTYGFPIDLTLEMAAESGLEVDIEGFESLMAEQKARAKADNQAKKHGHADLSVYRQWVDEHPTEFLGYEALSSQSKVLGLVRNGESINEAHAGEEVEVILDHTPMYAESGGQLGDRGQLVSGDTLLNINDVQKIGKKLWIHKATVASGGLDLGSEVTVNVDGKWRHGARQAHTATHLIHAALRQVLGPTAVQAGSLNRPGYLRFDFNFTEGLSPAQMEQIELITNQAVDTDWAVNTIETSLEEARKMGAMALFGENYGDSVRVVEIGGPFSMELCGGTHVTHSSQIGPVTLLSEASVGSGVRRIEAYSGMDSFQFLSREAALASGLASSLKTPTVDLPERVRQLTDKLKAAEREIENLHKAQLAANTSKLLDQGVEINGFTVLTIQLPKGTSAGDLRTVATDLRGRLGEREGIVVLAAEDGQGKAPFIIGATKSAIARGVKSGDLVKLLGGYVDGRGGGKPDMAQGSGSKPEGFNAGFEALKSELAQL
- a CDS encoding phosphotransferase; the protein is MLSTEEIIQIAESLLSERFGGQQEITETEQLSGSGTATVLRARVAPSPFLQQRSIILKCIPETGERLDDAALVREVVSYQFTTSLPEEVRPGPMLLAHDITRRILVITDSGDGDTFADLLTTTSGETRIQILRNLGQALGRMHAGTADREEDFDILMARMLRTHPETSDVNRLRDRALVFSIQVGLELLRDADFEIPQVVLNLAKEAERRLLTGHHRAFTPFDLSPDNIIVAERTHFLDYEWAGFRDVSFDIASVVAGFPQFLFSRPITDDEADVFIDAWVREVSTRWPNTKIEEELNLRVTAALIGWLLESISLMRFGSLTNTVFALRDSGLAPELTEGIRVPESAPELKEGEGLGDILRRASEGPFTQDELLVRQDLYETAEALSRFAERSKDTQLEIVAKFASEIAERVAVREA